A stretch of DNA from Rhizobium rhododendri:
TTTTCTTGGCGTCACCAGTGGCCATCTGCGTAACCTGTCGCTCGAATCAAAGGGGCCGCTGCCGCAGGTTACACCATCAGGCCGTCGCTCCTACACGGCGGAGCAATTGCTGGAGATGCGTCAGTATCTGGAGCAGAATGGTCGCGCCGGCCAGCACTACGTACCGCATCGCCGCGCCAAGGACCATCTGCAGGTCATTGCGGTCGTGAATTTCAAAGGCGGGTCGGGCAAGACAACCACGGCGGCCCACCTCGCCCAGCATCTGGCTTTGACCGGGCATCGCGTTCTGGCCGTCGATCTCGATCCGCAGGCCAGCCTTTCGGCGATCCACGGCTTCCAGCCCGAATTTGATCTCGATGAGAACGAGACGCTTTATGCTGCGATCCGTTATGACGAGCGTCGGAGACCGCTTAGGGAAGTCGTGCGGAAAACCAATTTTCCGGGTCTCGACATCGTGCCGGGCAACCTCGAACTTATGGAGTTCGAGCACGATACACCGCGTATCCTGGCGCAGGGGCAGGGCAACGACTACGGGCGCATCTTTTTCGCACGGCTGGACGAGGCCTTGTCATCTGTATCCGACGATTACGACGTCATCGTTATCGACTGCCCTCCCCAGCTTGGATTTCTGACAATGAGCGCGATTTGCGCCGCCACGGCGGTGCTCATCACGGTACATCCGCAGATGCTCGATGTGATGTCCATGTGCCAATTCCTGCAGATGCTCGGGGAAATCCTGAACACCTTGAAGGGTGCGGGCGCCGATATGAACCTCGACTGGATGCGCTATCTCGTGACGCGCTACGATCCGACCGATGGACCGCAAACGCAGATGGTGGCGTTCATGAGATCGATGTTCAAGCAGCACGTCCTCACCAACCCCATGCTGCGAAGCGTTGCGATCTCCGATGCTGCGCTTACCAACCAGACCCTCTACGAAGTAGATCGCAGCCAGTTCACGCGCACCACATACGACCGTGCGTTGGAATCGATGGAGGCTGTGAATGCTGAGATCGCCGCGCTGGTCCACAAAGCATGGGGTCGCTGATTATGGCCAGGAAGAACGTCCTTTCCGGATTGATTTCCGAACCCGAGGCAAAGTTTACTGCGGTAAACTCCAGTCAACAGACCTCCGTGCCTGAGCGCCAGACGAGCGGCTACAAGGGCGTTGGGGCACTTGGCGCAGTGACACGCAGTATCGACGCGCTTGCAGCCAAAGCCGATGCGGCCAAGGCGATCGAGGCAAAGCTCACGGCCGGCGAGGTGGTCATCGAGCTTGATCCGGATATGATCGAGGACTCCTTCGTGTCCGACCGCCTCGTGCAGTTGGATGCCAAATTCGACGAACTGGTCGAAGCAATACGTCTACGCGGCCAGGATTCACCGATTCTCGTGCGTCCTCACCCATCCCGAGACGGCAAATACCAGATAGCCTTTGGCCATCGCCGTGCTCGCGCCGCAAAGACACTGGGCCGCCCTGTCCGGGCTGTCGTCAAGAAGCTGGACGATCGCGATCATGTCATCGCGCAGGGCCAAGAAAACAGCGCCCGGGCAGATTTGTCCTTTATCGAACGCGCCATGTTTGCAGGTCGGCTGGAGAAGCGAGCCTTTGACCGCGAAACGATCATGGCCGCGCTCAGCGCCGACAAGACTACGGTTTCGAAGATGTTGTCGGTCATCAACCGCATCCCCACCGCGGTTGTTGATGCAATTGGACCGGCCTTGGCTGTTGGCCGCGACCGTTGGCATGACCTGGCGACGCGTTTCGACACGCCCGAGAATGTCATGCGAGCGGGTGAATTTATCACGCGTCCGGAATTTCTTGGTGCCGTAGCAGACGACCGCTTTGATTTGTTGAGCGCATTTCTTGCAGGACGGGGAGAGGCGAGGTCTGCGACCGTCGTGAAACCTGTTTCGGAGTGGCGCGAGCAAAGCGGTGCTGCAAAAGCGGAAATCAAGGCTGGTGGCAAGAAGTATACGATTGCCTTGAAGGCGGAGAACGGTCCGGCCTTTGGCGCTTATATCACCAAAAATCTTGATCGGCTTTACCAGGCCTTTCAGGAAGAGACCAAGTTGGAAGCAGGAGACTAAACGCAAAAGAAAAAGGCCCCCAAACGTTGCCGTCGTGGAAGCCCTTCTCGTAGTTGGCGCTTAGAGAATCACATTTCCACGAATCTTAGTCAAGAGTCTTTGGCACCAAATTGGGTGAGCGGATTTCTTTTGCCTTGAAAAAGGTGAAGGACGATGCAGACCGGACATATATCGACGCCCTTTGGTGGGCGTTCGATGACGCTTGGCATGCTGGCAAGCCAGTACGACGCGAGTGAGATCGACGCTGACGCCTCGGTCGACAAATGGAAGTTATTTCGAGCGCTGTGCGAAGCGCGGCAGATGCTCGGGGTCAGCGATCGCGCGCTGGCTGTTTTGAACGCATTATTGAGTTTCTACCCCGGTAACTTGCTTTCGGCAGCCAACGGACTGGTGGTCTTCCCTTCCAATGAGCAATTGGCCTTGCGTGCCCACGGTATAGCGCCTGCGACATTGCGCAGACACCTTGCCGCTCTCGTAGAGACAGGCCTGCTTATCCGCCGGGATAGCCCGAACGGCAAGCGCTACGTCCGCAGGGGCGGCGATGGTGAAGTTGCGCAGGCTTTTGGTTTCAGTATTGCTCCGCTGATCTCCCGGGCTGAAGAAATCAATGTGCTGGCGGCTGAAGTGGTCGCCGAACGTCAATTTCTCCGTGTCACGCGAGAAAAGCTCACATTG
This window harbors:
- the repA gene encoding plasmid partitioning protein RepA — its product is MNMAATLGKPISEVDQLIIGQARELSDKLKQHRLEMFPPTAQKTLRQFHLSEAAHFLGVTSGHLRNLSLESKGPLPQVTPSGRRSYTAEQLLEMRQYLEQNGRAGQHYVPHRRAKDHLQVIAVVNFKGGSGKTTTAAHLAQHLALTGHRVLAVDLDPQASLSAIHGFQPEFDLDENETLYAAIRYDERRRPLREVVRKTNFPGLDIVPGNLELMEFEHDTPRILAQGQGNDYGRIFFARLDEALSSVSDDYDVIVIDCPPQLGFLTMSAICAATAVLITVHPQMLDVMSMCQFLQMLGEILNTLKGAGADMNLDWMRYLVTRYDPTDGPQTQMVAFMRSMFKQHVLTNPMLRSVAISDAALTNQTLYEVDRSQFTRTTYDRALESMEAVNAEIAALVHKAWGR
- the repB gene encoding plasmid partitioning protein RepB encodes the protein MARKNVLSGLISEPEAKFTAVNSSQQTSVPERQTSGYKGVGALGAVTRSIDALAAKADAAKAIEAKLTAGEVVIELDPDMIEDSFVSDRLVQLDAKFDELVEAIRLRGQDSPILVRPHPSRDGKYQIAFGHRRARAAKTLGRPVRAVVKKLDDRDHVIAQGQENSARADLSFIERAMFAGRLEKRAFDRETIMAALSADKTTVSKMLSVINRIPTAVVDAIGPALAVGRDRWHDLATRFDTPENVMRAGEFITRPEFLGAVADDRFDLLSAFLAGRGEARSATVVKPVSEWREQSGAAKAEIKAGGKKYTIALKAENGPAFGAYITKNLDRLYQAFQEETKLEAGD